One stretch of Bacteroidota bacterium DNA includes these proteins:
- a CDS encoding DUF4349 domain-containing protein — translation MKTPLKHRLRKPIIILFCGFAVLFVFRLIYGYTLVIDDSPNQIQFFESINDVKRNYASKEYKNSPNNAGQSAVMVDQKYEKVAEVNTKSTKFEEEEQLLRTQIEDNNALIQFEQKNGNAGYRKLSLLIGVPPTRFDSLYNSLIEIGKVQSKQITKKDKTNEYKELNARKASLEKILNSLNELKSKGGKIEEYMDLENRILEIEQQLQDLGVNLGDFDDENEFCTVKFSLIEGKVVKISLIHRVKVALEWTIKIYLKAMLTLFFLSLFAYLMLLIVDKSKLLQKIVKSKE, via the coding sequence ATGAAAACACCACTAAAACACCGACTTCGTAAACCTATCATTATCCTTTTTTGCGGATTTGCAGTATTATTTGTATTTCGATTAATTTATGGATATACATTGGTTATTGACGACAGCCCCAATCAGATTCAATTTTTTGAAAGCATAAACGATGTAAAAAGAAATTATGCGTCAAAGGAATATAAAAATTCACCAAATAATGCTGGTCAGTCAGCGGTTATGGTTGACCAGAAATATGAAAAGGTTGCTGAAGTAAATACAAAATCAACAAAATTCGAGGAAGAAGAGCAATTGTTAAGAACACAAATTGAAGACAATAATGCACTCATTCAGTTTGAGCAGAAGAACGGCAATGCAGGCTACCGAAAACTCAGTTTACTAATTGGTGTTCCACCTACTCGATTTGATTCTTTATACAATAGCCTGATAGAAATAGGCAAGGTGCAATCCAAACAAATTACAAAAAAGGACAAGACCAATGAATACAAAGAGCTTAATGCAAGAAAGGCATCTCTTGAAAAAATACTCAACTCGCTAAATGAACTGAAATCCAAAGGAGGGAAGATTGAGGAGTATATGGATTTAGAAAACAGGATTTTAGAAATTGAACAGCAGCTTCAGGACTTGGGCGTAAACCTGGGTGATTTTGATGATGAAAATGAATTCTGTACCGTTAAGTTTTCATTAATCGAGGGAAAAGTCGTTAAGATAAGTCTGATCCATCGGGTAAAAGTAGCTCTTGAATGGACGATTAAAATCTATTTGAAAGCCATGCTAACACTGTTTTTTCTATCATTATTTGCTTATTTAATGCTATTGATTGTTGATAAAAGCAAACTGCTACAGAAAATTGTGAAAAGCAAGGAATAG